From one Streptomyces sp. ICC1 genomic stretch:
- a CDS encoding lipase family protein — protein MTHGQSTRPDPRSGRGRKPAAWVRASRWALACATVAALALSGCTRAGDDRIPDGPAATTPVPEGDAFYDPPNPLPPGKPGTVIRQRPFAPPESTLTLASHTFLVMYLSTGTNGKPVAASGLVTVPDGPAPAGGRPVAAVDHGTMGIGSLCGPSRMPAFAGLEDSSPVAKLLARGFVVAQPDYIGVGVTGVRHPYLNGKSAAYATLDILRAARGIDPGTGATSLVYGGSQGGHAALWSAHHAAEYAPDVDLKGVVANAPAVGFEWMPDLFAQQSSIATPYAGMLLLLVNGASAADPAVKPAELLTPDALAAADHMWTETCISGDTVIPPAENILRPGADLGPLNAALKASAAGEVTTKVPVLLPQGGNDVLSSLNQGLARQLCDKGVNLDFKHYPDQGHTLSDGPLDDAVAWMDARRAGTPVSESCVF, from the coding sequence TTGACGCACGGACAGAGCACACGGCCGGACCCCCGGAGCGGACGCGGCAGGAAGCCGGCGGCGTGGGTCCGGGCTTCGCGCTGGGCCCTCGCCTGTGCGACCGTCGCCGCGCTGGCCCTGTCAGGCTGCACCCGGGCCGGCGACGACCGGATCCCCGACGGGCCGGCCGCGACCACGCCCGTACCCGAGGGCGACGCGTTCTACGACCCTCCGAATCCGCTGCCCCCGGGCAAGCCCGGCACGGTGATCCGCCAACGCCCCTTCGCTCCACCGGAGTCGACGCTGACGCTGGCGTCGCACACCTTTCTGGTCATGTACCTGAGCACCGGGACCAACGGCAAGCCGGTGGCCGCGAGCGGGCTGGTGACCGTACCGGACGGCCCCGCGCCCGCCGGGGGACGGCCTGTCGCCGCGGTGGACCACGGCACGATGGGCATCGGCTCGCTGTGCGGCCCGTCCCGCATGCCCGCCTTCGCCGGGCTGGAGGACTCCAGCCCGGTCGCGAAACTCCTCGCGCGCGGATTCGTCGTCGCGCAGCCCGACTACATCGGAGTGGGGGTGACCGGGGTCAGGCACCCGTACCTCAACGGCAAGTCCGCCGCGTACGCCACTCTCGACATCCTTCGCGCCGCTCGCGGGATCGACCCGGGTACGGGCGCGACGAGCCTCGTCTACGGCGGATCGCAGGGCGGGCACGCGGCGCTGTGGAGCGCGCACCACGCCGCCGAGTACGCTCCCGACGTCGACCTCAAGGGCGTGGTCGCCAACGCGCCGGCGGTCGGGTTCGAGTGGATGCCCGACCTGTTCGCCCAGCAGAGTTCGATCGCCACTCCCTACGCCGGGATGCTGCTGCTGCTCGTCAACGGGGCCTCGGCGGCCGACCCTGCGGTCAAGCCCGCCGAACTCCTCACCCCCGACGCGCTGGCCGCCGCGGACCACATGTGGACGGAAACCTGCATCTCCGGGGACACCGTGATCCCGCCCGCCGAGAACATCCTGCGGCCCGGCGCCGATCTGGGACCGCTCAACGCCGCCCTCAAGGCCAGCGCCGCCGGCGAAGTCACCACCAAGGTCCCGGTGCTGCTCCCGCAGGGGGGCAACGACGTACTGAGCAGTCTCAACCAGGGGCTCGCCCGGCAGCTGTGCGACAAGGGCGTGAACCTGGACTTCAAGCACTACCCCGACCAGGGGCACACCCTCAGCGACGGCCCGCTGGACGATGCGGTCGCCTGGATGGACGCGCGGCGCGCCGGTACGCCGGTCTCCGAGAGCTGCGTGTTCTGA
- a CDS encoding TetR/AcrR family transcriptional regulator — protein sequence MPTESPTGQVSARSKRTDAQRNQQVILTAAAEVFLGSGVDAPIRQISARAGVGMATIYRHFPTRADLVTAVYRHQIEACAEAGPHLLATAGTPLAALRQWIDLFVDFLVTKHGLADALQSDSDRFATLHTYFLDRLLPVGTQLLDAATGSGEIRPGVQAYELMRGIGNLCVGRDSDPRYDPRRLIDLLFQGLQAPRP from the coding sequence ATGCCCACCGAGAGCCCCACCGGGCAGGTGTCGGCCCGGAGCAAGCGGACCGACGCACAGCGCAACCAGCAGGTCATCCTCACCGCGGCCGCCGAGGTGTTCCTCGGTTCCGGCGTCGACGCGCCGATCCGCCAGATCTCGGCCCGCGCGGGCGTCGGGATGGCCACGATCTACCGCCACTTCCCCACGCGGGCGGACCTCGTCACCGCCGTGTACCGGCACCAGATCGAGGCGTGCGCCGAGGCCGGCCCCCACCTGCTGGCCACTGCCGGGACCCCGCTCGCCGCGCTGCGCCAGTGGATCGACCTCTTCGTCGACTTCCTGGTCACCAAACACGGGCTCGCCGACGCCCTGCAGTCCGACAGCGACCGCTTCGCCACCCTGCACACGTACTTCCTCGACCGCCTGCTGCCCGTCGGCACCCAACTGCTCGACGCCGCGACCGGCTCCGGCGAGATCAGGCCCGGCGTGCAGGCCTACGAGCTGATGCGCGGCATCGGCAATCTCTGCGTCGGGCGCGACAGCGACCCGCGCTACGACCCCCGCCGACTGATCGACCTGCTCTTCCAGGGCCTGCAGGCACCCCGGCCCTGA
- a CDS encoding HEAT repeat domain-containing protein, whose amino-acid sequence MKSLLRRYVDPDMLDAAFCLAVRTHSGAIAQRLLDHGADPGQCGPDELPPLREAVDSGSPALVEVLLDERVRGRYGESELLEMRDLARRRHETGVEAELRRLTGSRDALVRTRVQDDDYHSVDAYSLGGMTVRDGHAAILTRLEELLGIRTSFEELMARALGHAQDHSDWGDVTILLANRRDQETWTAAAALRTHPEPSHRLFGAEVLRLTHLFDNSDEDAFAGPALDFFTDWSTGEEDLAVLIEVLVALGELTDPRALAALVPYAGHRDPGVRCAVARRVGTWPEAPAFPDDVREALLVLMTDVDTVVRRAACLTVAEGGDRGPVFTDAMAALLDDADRRVQVTAVYGLALHHDERCVEAARRLPPAPPGTPHEDELDAVWRYEWRRDGR is encoded by the coding sequence GTGAAGAGCCTGCTTCGGCGGTACGTCGACCCCGACATGCTGGACGCGGCGTTCTGCCTGGCCGTCCGAACGCACTCGGGAGCCATCGCCCAACGGCTGCTCGACCACGGCGCCGACCCCGGGCAGTGCGGACCGGACGAGCTGCCACCACTGCGCGAAGCGGTGGATTCGGGCTCGCCCGCGCTCGTCGAGGTGCTCCTGGACGAGCGGGTGCGGGGCAGGTACGGCGAGTCCGAGCTGCTGGAGATGCGGGATCTCGCGCGCCGCCGGCACGAGACGGGGGTCGAAGCCGAACTGCGGCGCCTCACGGGCTCCCGGGACGCCCTTGTCCGTACCCGGGTTCAGGACGACGACTACCACAGCGTCGACGCGTACTCCCTCGGGGGAATGACCGTTCGCGACGGGCACGCGGCGATCCTCACGCGCCTGGAGGAACTGCTCGGCATCCGCACTTCCTTCGAGGAGCTGATGGCACGCGCGTTGGGCCACGCCCAGGACCACTCAGATTGGGGCGATGTCACCATCCTGCTGGCCAACCGTCGCGACCAGGAGACCTGGACGGCTGCCGCGGCGCTGCGCACCCATCCGGAGCCGTCCCACCGGTTGTTCGGCGCCGAGGTGCTTCGGCTGACCCACCTCTTCGACAACAGCGACGAGGACGCGTTCGCCGGTCCCGCCCTGGACTTCTTCACCGACTGGTCGACCGGGGAAGAGGACCTCGCCGTGCTCATCGAGGTGCTGGTCGCGCTCGGCGAGCTCACCGATCCGCGCGCTCTTGCGGCCCTCGTGCCCTACGCCGGCCACCGCGACCCCGGGGTACGGTGCGCGGTGGCGCGCAGGGTCGGCACATGGCCCGAGGCGCCGGCCTTCCCCGATGATGTCCGTGAGGCACTGCTGGTGCTGATGACGGACGTGGACACGGTCGTACGCCGGGCCGCCTGTCTCACGGTTGCCGAGGGAGGGGACCGCGGTCCCGTCTTCACCGATGCCATGGCCGCCCTGCTGGACGACGCGGACCGCCGAGTCCAGGTCACCGCCGTGTACGGGCTCGCGCTGCACCACGACGAGCGCTGCGTGGAAGCGGCGCGCCGCCTTCCCCCGGCGCCGCCCGGCACCCCGCACGAGGACGAACTCGATGCGGTGTGGCGCTACGAGTGGCGCCGCGACGGCCGCTGA
- a CDS encoding IS701 family transposase, whose translation MGRIAGRFARCEPRLRAGRLVLGLLSDLPRKNCWTIAEWAGEATRHGMQHLLCRASWNADAVRDDVCEYVVEHLHDDAAVLVVDETGDVKKGTHTAGVQRQYTGTAGRIENSQVAVYLVYAGARGHAAVDRELYVPRSWTGDPDRCRAPGLGEETVFATKPELARTMIERFMDAGHRVDRVTGDEVHGGNPKLRSALEERRMGYVLAVACSAEVTTGAGTFRADALARKVPKRAWQKLSAGRGAKGQRFYDLAMLAHAFLAVVRANEHARQSISDDLVPLSCNEVQRLSITLAIRPLRDAAHRVGWSDWRRRHQKRSRTSHYQRQAASQT comes from the coding sequence ATGGGGCGCATAGCGGGCCGGTTCGCCCGCTGTGAACCTCGCCTACGGGCCGGGCGGCTGGTGCTGGGCCTGCTGTCGGACCTGCCGCGCAAGAACTGCTGGACGATCGCGGAGTGGGCCGGCGAGGCAACCCGGCACGGCATGCAGCACCTGCTGTGCCGGGCGTCCTGGAACGCCGATGCCGTCCGCGACGACGTCTGCGAATACGTCGTCGAGCACCTCCACGACGATGCAGCGGTGCTGGTCGTCGACGAGACCGGCGACGTGAAGAAGGGCACCCACACCGCCGGGGTCCAACGCCAGTACACAGGCACCGCGGGACGGATCGAGAACTCCCAGGTCGCCGTCTACCTCGTCTACGCCGGCGCCCGGGGACACGCGGCGGTGGACCGGGAGCTGTACGTCCCGCGCTCCTGGACGGGCGACCCGGACCGCTGCCGGGCGCCAGGGCTCGGCGAGGAAACCGTCTTCGCGACCAAGCCGGAGCTGGCCCGCACGATGATCGAACGGTTCATGGATGCCGGACACCGCGTGGACCGGGTCACCGGTGACGAGGTCCATGGCGGCAACCCGAAACTGCGATCCGCCCTGGAGGAACGCCGCATGGGCTATGTCCTCGCGGTGGCCTGCTCGGCCGAAGTGACCACCGGTGCGGGCACGTTCCGCGCCGATGCCCTGGCCCGGAAGGTGCCGAAGCGGGCCTGGCAGAAGCTCTCGGCCGGACGCGGCGCGAAGGGACAGCGGTTCTACGACCTTGCGATGCTCGCCCACGCCTTCCTCGCGGTGGTCCGTGCGAACGAACACGCCCGACAGTCCATCTCTGACGACCTGGTCCCGCTGTCCTGCAACGAGGTCCAGCGCTTGTCCATCACCCTCGCCATCCGGCCTCTCCGCGATGCGGCCCACCGGGTCGGTTGGTCCGACTGGCGACGCCGCCATCAAAAGCGATCACGCACCAGCCATTACCAGCGACAAGCCGCATCCCAGACATGA
- a CDS encoding chlorophyllase, whose amino-acid sequence MNTPTETTLADTFGPPVPVVSYGPLVLSVPGRPADLQVRVSAPATGTGLPVILLSHGHGGSNHLSSLNGYAPIAGLWAGAGFVVIQPTHLSSRTLAGRLADAPGAPFFWRSRGEDMTHILDRLDVIENAVPQLAGRVDRSKVGVAGHSFGGFTASLLLGAQVTEPDSGEVVSLLEPRIKAGVVLAAPGRGEVIHASMGERLPFFRTLDFSTMATPALVVTGDKDDSRHFTDMGPDWHADPYALAPGPKTLLTLFDAEHGLGGIAGYDAAETTDENPGRVSALARLTSAYLRTELGLDANAWRTACDALTADPDPVGRIESK is encoded by the coding sequence ATGAACACACCCACCGAGACCACCCTTGCCGACACGTTCGGCCCGCCCGTCCCGGTCGTGTCCTACGGCCCGCTGGTGCTGTCCGTACCCGGCCGTCCCGCGGACCTCCAGGTGCGGGTCTCCGCACCCGCCACCGGAACCGGCCTTCCCGTCATCCTCCTCTCCCACGGCCACGGCGGCTCGAACCACCTCTCCTCGCTGAACGGCTACGCGCCGATCGCCGGCTTGTGGGCGGGGGCCGGGTTCGTCGTCATCCAGCCGACCCACCTCAGCTCCCGGACCCTGGCCGGCCGCCTTGCCGATGCCCCTGGAGCCCCCTTCTTCTGGCGCTCGCGCGGCGAGGACATGACGCACATCCTCGACCGGCTGGACGTGATCGAGAACGCGGTGCCGCAGCTCGCGGGGCGCGTCGACCGCAGCAAGGTCGGCGTCGCCGGACACTCCTTCGGAGGTTTCACCGCGAGCCTCCTGCTGGGCGCCCAGGTCACCGAACCGGACAGCGGGGAGGTCGTGAGCCTTCTGGAACCGCGGATCAAGGCCGGTGTCGTGCTCGCCGCACCGGGCCGGGGCGAAGTCATCCACGCGTCCATGGGCGAGCGGCTGCCCTTCTTCCGGACCCTCGACTTCTCCACGATGGCCACACCCGCGCTGGTCGTCACCGGCGACAAGGACGACTCCCGGCACTTCACGGACATGGGGCCGGACTGGCACGCCGACCCCTATGCCCTCGCCCCCGGCCCCAAGACCCTGCTCACCCTGTTCGACGCGGAGCACGGACTCGGCGGCATCGCCGGATACGACGCCGCCGAGACCACGGACGAGAACCCCGGGCGGGTCTCCGCCCTCGCGCGTCTCACCTCGGCCTACCTCCGCACCGAGCTCGGCCTCGACGCCAACGCCTGGCGAACGGCCTGTGACGCGCTGACCGCCGACCCCGACCCGGTCGGACGGATCGAATCCAAGTAG
- a CDS encoding matrixin family metalloprotease: MRQGRVNDLEFVDYDDPKDIAAAKWNHRGGPGQTDYIRFNTAAMKNAGRTKRRQIAAHELGHALGLCHKSDAGGPGYVRSLMWPAAHEYFDLPQDVDKANYSKLWG, encoded by the coding sequence GTGCGTCAAGGGCGAGTCAACGACCTGGAGTTCGTGGACTACGACGACCCGAAGGACATCGCCGCCGCCAAGTGGAACCACCGGGGAGGTCCCGGCCAGACCGATTACATCCGGTTCAACACGGCGGCGATGAAGAACGCCGGCCGGACCAAGCGCCGGCAGATCGCGGCGCACGAGCTGGGCCACGCCCTGGGGCTGTGCCACAAGTCCGACGCGGGCGGGCCGGGCTATGTGCGGTCCCTGATGTGGCCCGCCGCCCACGAATACTTCGACCTCCCCCAGGACGTCGACAAGGCCAACTACTCGAAGCTGTGGGGCTGA
- a CDS encoding alpha/beta hydrolase has product MEIHVGQVALHYVEHGTGRPVLVLHGAGVDHRETEACFEVVLDGVAGLRRIYPDLPGMGQTVAPETLRSADDVLDTLLAFADEAADGAPYLLIGHSAGAYFAQAMAARRPAEVAGLALVCPLLPGLRDVPEHRAVAGSGEIGDDVFRSYFVIQTPEMLDRYERYVAPAAALVDQAALERIGERWTLAPVHAAAYAGPTVIVAGRLDSTVGYAAAADLVDHYPHASLAVVDDTGHALPHERPELLRALLLEWLTRVERSS; this is encoded by the coding sequence ATGGAGATCCATGTGGGCCAGGTGGCGCTCCACTACGTGGAGCACGGGACCGGGCGACCCGTGCTGGTGCTCCACGGCGCCGGAGTCGACCACCGCGAGACCGAAGCCTGCTTCGAAGTGGTTCTCGACGGCGTCGCGGGTCTGCGGCGGATCTATCCCGACCTCCCCGGAATGGGCCAGACCGTCGCTCCCGAAACGCTGCGCAGCGCCGACGACGTCCTCGACACGCTGCTCGCCTTCGCGGACGAGGCCGCGGACGGCGCCCCGTACCTCCTCATCGGGCACTCGGCGGGCGCGTACTTCGCGCAGGCGATGGCCGCGAGGCGCCCGGCGGAGGTCGCCGGTCTCGCGCTCGTCTGTCCGCTGCTGCCCGGACTGCGCGACGTACCGGAGCACCGCGCGGTCGCCGGATCGGGTGAGATCGGCGACGACGTCTTCCGGAGCTACTTCGTGATCCAGACCCCGGAGATGCTCGACCGGTACGAGCGTTACGTCGCCCCGGCCGCGGCGCTCGTCGACCAGGCGGCGCTTGAGCGGATCGGCGAACGGTGGACGCTCGCCCCCGTTCACGCGGCGGCGTACGCGGGTCCGACCGTGATCGTGGCGGGCCGGCTGGATTCGACGGTCGGGTACGCCGCCGCCGCCGACCTCGTCGACCACTACCCACACGCCTCGCTCGCCGTGGTCGACGACACGGGACACGCGCTTCCCCACGAGCGACCGGAACTCCTGCGCGCCCTCCTCCTCGAGTGGCTCACGCGCGTCGAACGCTCGAGCTGA
- a CDS encoding GNAT family N-acetyltransferase, with amino-acid sequence MTDTVIRALSASDAHLFDAHPDPLGAGEGHRRTRFRPDWKRVALRDGEVVARGAWWGGPDDSEPVNINWFDVAEGEEEAGAELLRSAPWQVELEINLPGGWREKTYLRAGAEARFAAARAAGYELLVERFLYRWTPERGLPERPGRLRFSAEPDDTVFFDALRRIHSATLDAHALRAIEEGGLDQAAQEELDFFHWCPSPREWWQIAHTPEGDLAGIHIPAHNPSGPTIGFIGVVPEQRGRGYAYDLLAECTHLLVEQGAEFVSGATDQANFPMAANFAKAGFPVIRERINFRHAGRQ; translated from the coding sequence ATGACCGATACGGTCATCCGCGCGCTCTCCGCGAGCGACGCACATCTTTTCGACGCACACCCCGACCCGCTCGGCGCCGGTGAAGGCCACCGGCGTACCCGGTTCCGCCCCGACTGGAAGCGCGTCGCCCTGCGCGACGGCGAGGTCGTCGCACGCGGTGCGTGGTGGGGCGGCCCCGACGACTCGGAGCCCGTCAACATCAACTGGTTCGACGTGGCCGAGGGCGAGGAGGAGGCCGGGGCCGAACTCCTGCGCTCCGCTCCCTGGCAGGTCGAACTCGAGATCAACCTGCCCGGCGGCTGGCGGGAAAAGACCTACCTGCGCGCCGGAGCCGAGGCGCGCTTCGCCGCCGCACGAGCCGCAGGGTACGAACTCCTGGTGGAACGCTTCCTGTACCGCTGGACCCCCGAGCGAGGTCTGCCCGAGCGGCCCGGACGCCTGCGCTTCAGCGCCGAACCCGACGACACCGTGTTCTTCGACGCGTTGCGCCGCATCCACTCCGCCACCCTGGACGCCCACGCGCTCAGGGCCATCGAGGAGGGCGGCCTCGACCAGGCCGCCCAGGAGGAACTCGACTTCTTCCACTGGTGCCCCTCCCCACGGGAATGGTGGCAGATCGCACACACGCCGGAGGGCGACCTGGCCGGCATCCACATCCCGGCCCACAACCCCTCCGGCCCGACGATCGGCTTCATCGGAGTCGTCCCGGAACAGCGCGGTCGCGGCTACGCCTACGACCTCCTCGCGGAGTGCACCCACCTCCTCGTCGAGCAAGGCGCGGAGTTCGTCAGCGGAGCGACGGACCAGGCCAACTTCCCCATGGCCGCGAACTTCGCCAAGGCTGGCTTCCCCGTCATCCGTGAACGCATCAACTTCCGGCATGCCGGCCGACAGTGA